The sequence tccctaaaaaaaaaacctgagcaCACCTCTTATATCAATCAGCAATAGGAACAGGAGATGGACCTTTCCATTAATTATACTGTTCATGTGGGCAGTTCCACATAAAACATATATGAATTGCTGGAATCTccctggcaggggaggaaatgtgCAATTGGGACTGCAGGGAACTTTGACACACCGCCCTGCTGTTTTGCCCAAActtgttctgctttcacttttgttttggaGCCGTAAGTGCTGTTCCTTTTACTCTTATCATAATGCCAAGGTCTCCACCGAAAACAGCAATTGCGTGCACGAAAGTTGAAGCAACTTCAATGGAACGTGGCATTGTGTCATCGGTCCTGATCCATCAAGCGTGCTCTATTGCGTGCACGTAACATACCAGAACTGCTGGGTGCGATGGCTATCAGGGCTCCAAGTAAAAGCAGTGATTATTTATTTCACCACTGAGGGAgggtggcactctgcacatgctcaggcacCCACTCGTTTATTATGGCTTGAAGATGAGAGGTAAGTGGAACAGCCAGGCACAAAGGCAGCATACCTCTAAcataagaacaaagaaaaagcctgcaggatcaggccaatggcccaactattcaagcatcctgttttcacagtagctGAGCAGATGTGTGTGGAAAACCagtaagcaggatttgagcacaagagcacttgccCTTTCTGTGGTTTTCAACCAGGAACCAAATGCAAAACATGGGATAGATGTCAGTACTTCCACCTCTCTGATCATGTGACACTCTTCCTTAAATCCCTACACTGGAAAGAAATTCCCACAGGGGGGAGAAAGCTATTGTTGTTCTCTAACATTTGCTGGTAGCTTGAACATCAAAGCCAGAGTTGCCACCCGATTGATGCGTGTTAAGGTCACTCTTTTAAAACAgcaaatacggtggtacctcgggttacagacgcttcaggtttcagactccgctaacccagaaatagtacctcaggttaagaactttgcttcaggataagaacagaaattgtgctcctgcggtgcagcggcagcaggaggcctccattagctaaagtggtgcttcaggttaagaacaatttcaggttaagaacagacctccagaacgaagtaagttcttaacccaaggtaccactgtaagtactaACTAGGAGGACAAACTTTCAGCCCCCCGCTTGAATATTCCAACCGGCCAGTCCTTCTCTCCTGCCTGCTTTACAGACTCAAGTGGGTTAGTCATTTGTGTCAGAAAGGAATTgctaagtacagtcgtaccttggaatcctttccggaagtctgttcgacttccaaaacgccCGGAAACCAAGATGTGGCTTCcgtttggctgcaggaaacttctgtagccaatcggaagctgcagaagccacacCTGATGTTCAGCAATGATGTTCTGATGTtcagaatgttcgcaaactggaacactcacttccatgtttgcagcgttcaggagccgaaatgGATGAGTGCCaaggcgttcggcttccaaggtaagattgtacagtggcacctcaggttaagtacttcattcgttccggaggtccattcttaacctgaaactgttcttaacctgaagcaccactttagctaatggggcttcctgctgccgccgcgccgccggagcacgatttctgttctcatcctgaagcaaagttcttaacctgaagcactatttctgggttagcggagtctgtaacctgaagcgtatgtaacccgaggtacagttCTTTGAAGGTGGCTCGGAATCTCCAACAGAGGCATTTAGCACCCCTGACATattacaattcccaccattcaCTAAGatgaggatggggaacctgtcacCCTCCACAGgttattggactgcaactcccatcatccctttgcCAAGTTTGCTGGGCCTGAcaggagtccagcaacctctgaagggccccaggttccccaccactgctatAAGGGCAGCTATGGCAGTCACActgacataaaaataaaatatcagggaTGGTCTATCTGTGGCCAAACAGATGGTGTTGTCGTCCCATCAGTCTCTGCCattagcatggctaatggtcagggatggtgggcgtTGCAATATATGTTTTAATGTACATATTGTCTCATCCCAAGAATAACCATTTTGTAGCCTTTCAAGATGAAAGGAGAACAAGGATCAACTCTGAAACAATCTGATGGGAAATCGGTAGTGATGGACTTGATTCAGTTTAAGGAACTGGATGCCCATGCGTTGAAGGTATGCTATCTCTTATTGTGATATATACAGTGTGGAATTATAGTCCTGTAAGGAATTtgcttagggacgcaggtggcgctgtgggttaaaccacagagcctaggacttgccaatcagaaggtcgccggttcgaatccccgcgacggggtgagctcccgttgcttggtccctgctcctgccaacctagcagttcaaaagcacgtcaaagtgcaagtagataaataggtaccgctccggcgggaaggtaaacggcatttccgtgcgctgctctggtttgccagaagcggcttagtcatgctggccacatgaccaggaagctgtacgccggctccctcggccaataaagcgagatgagtgctgcaaccccagagtcggccacgactagtgctaatggtcggggtccctttacctttacctaaagaatCTGCTAGAATGCTGAGGGTTTTTTCATGTGGATTTGGAatttgatagtacagtggtacgctggttcttgaacgtaatccgttccggaagtccattcgacttccgaaacgttcgaaaaccaaggcgcggcttccaattggtgcaggcgccctggaaacaatagtcgacagccacatcggacattcggcttctgaagaaagtttgcaaaccaaagcatttaacttctgggtttgcggcgtttgggttctgatttgttcgtcaactgagccattcgagaaccaaggttccactataCCTTCCAGTGTGCTCTCCTGATAGGAGGCAATGGGGAATATTGTGAGTCACAAAAGAACATGCTCTTGTCTTCCACATGTTCTAACACAATAGAGCACCTGTTTTCAGGTGTACACCTGTGTACCCAGGAAAAAGGAAAGCTTAAGCATCTTTCAGAATACTTATTACCCAGGGGCAAGTTTGGGTCAAATTTAAGACATTAATTGATCAATCAGCTAAAACGCATACATTTGATTGACCAGCTGTGCGGTTTTACTCACTgagtagccccactgagttcagcaagaCTGACCCTCTTGTAAGTGCCTGTAAAAACGCACCCCACATTTTCTTTAAACAAGTGTCAGGCTTAGACAGAAAAAAGGAACTGGGTACTTATTCATGTCAACAGCTCCTGAATCTATTTTCCTTTTGTGAAACAGGTGAATTTCAAGGATAGTGTGGAAAACCTGGTGAGTGTCTTGCACGAGAAAGCCCACAGTGACCTGGAGAAAGTGCGAGCCATTTGGATGTGGATTTGCCATCATATTGGTAGGTGGGAGTGCCACCTTTTGCATGTTGGGGTCCCCTTGTCTCtaaacagctcccagaatttaaAGATCAGCCTGTATCACAGTtggggccggatttaggtttgatgaggccctaagctactgaaggtaatggtgccctttatatgtccagctgtcctttgtcaacaacaaattgttgctgctttttgtgttgaatatatgctatatggcaatttatggacctaagaggtatctaaagccatttgcacataacaaaatatgtaatttatcaaagtaattgttgaactgaaatacaattaagaagaagtatattaatagtgaaatacaattaagaagaagtatattaatagtgaaataattattcagctctaacttaaaatgattttttattcataacaaacttaataatgcaaacacattggcatttggcaataacgaaagctcctttagaaacacaatttacaaagactcataatctataTGCTTGCTAGAACTTGCTATATAACTTGCTATAactggaaataataataggtgtaaatatattatacaaactactaataattataaacagcagaatgtaggcaccctatatatagaaatgaacaaaccagtgatattttagggagcaggctagcagacggggcccatgacttacatcataggagcctacacaacacaaaacactgtggctgtatgtaggttttattttatttgttttttatcttataatttggaaatatacatccaattgtgtttttcctttaattttttttgggacccccaagagagtggggtgctaagctatacagtggtacctcaggttaaagacgcttcatgttacagacgcttcaggttacagactccgctaacccagaaatagtacctcgggttaagaactttgcttcaggattagaacagaaatcgtctgccgccggtggcgcggcggcagcagcgggaggttaagaacagtttcaggttaagaacagacctccagaatgaattaagttctaagtggtaacctgaggtaccactgtagcttgtttacagtatttttcgtcccataggatgctccgtcccataggacgcacctagtttttttggggggaaataaaggaaattccccccctttatttccccccccaaaccaggtcgctgcacctccccgctgtcccctgagcttgtggggctggccaatgtctgcccgaagcgcggggcgctctgcttcagggcgcccgcgcgctgggcagcaggctgctatccgcagcctggggagccctgcgggaactcccgccggctccccaggcttgctgatagcttcctgaagcctggagagcttcagcaaaagcctgtatttgccccataggacgcacacagatttccccttcatttttggaggggaaaaagtgcgtcctatagggcgaaaaatacggtagcttatacataaatccagcactgatcacAGCCCTGCCCCCATGAATCCAGATCTCTAACAGAGTTCTCTAGCAGATATCCAGTAACACATTGGGCTTTGATGGCCAACCAAGGAAGATGCATCCAGACTTtcacttgtcctgctgctttcccgcAGGAAAACCCaatttttactgctgaatcgggtTTTCTGCgcattgatgtttgctctgattcagtgttaAAGCGTgggctttcccagggaaaatggcgggggaaacagaaaacCATTTGGAGCCATGCTTCATAGGTATGGGataggacaagcagaagtgtggaatggaatacagtgatacctcgggttaagtacttaatttgttctggaggtccgttcttaacctgaaactgttcttaacctgaagcaccactttagctaatggggcctcctgctgctgccgcgccaccagagcccgatttctgttcttatcctgaagcaaagttcttaacctgaagcaatatttctgggttagcggagtgtgtaacctgaagcgtatgtaacctgaagcgtatgtaacctgaggtaccactgtagcctttTGTGTGAGGCTGTTGCAGCCCCTCATTCACTGAGCATTGCAGACTCAAGGGCGACATTTCACAAGTGTCTTTATTTCTCCAGAATATGATGTGGAAGGCTACCGTAACATGGATAAGGCGATTTATAAGCCAGCCAATGTCCTTCAGTCAGGAAAGGCTATTTGTAGTGGGTATGCTCGACTCTTTGAAGAAATGTGCAGGTAAATCCTATTACCTCAGCCATCATGGGAAGCAGTTTTTACttggcaaggatgatgggagatcttagaggcttcctcaaactcagccctccagatgttttgagactacagttcccatcatccctgatcactggtcctgctagctagggatcatgggagttgtaggccaaaaacatctggagggtcgagacttgaggaagcctgatctagagaaCCATAGGTCCCCATCCCCGCTATTTTATACTGTGAATGCTGTTGAAGTAAAAATGCATATGTACAGTTGTATCAAGTTGGAGTAgattcattgaattcaatggagaaTGACAATCTTGATTTGAATGGGTATCTTCCACATATGACTTAGTGGGATAATAATACTAAtgctaataatactaataaatacTAAAACTAATAATTTCAGTCAAAAAAAGTAGTGAAAGCAACCACAATCccttgatttcttcttcttcggcgatcgcttgtaactgagtaagattgtcttccataaacacggttttaacaatgagaccataagtgactgtggaggccagttctggatccacacgtccttccacagtggggacattggttcccgggcgggagttgatcacagtgtgggtttgccaagcgtgccttcctcttagcacgtttctcccttgcgtcctgagttcgagtgtcttcaaagtccatgacacctttggtaaaggctgttctccaattggagcgctcgcaggccagtgtttcccagttgtcggtgtttatactacatttttttagatttgccttgagagagtcttcaaacctcttttgttgaccaccggcattacgctTTCAAACTATGACAACTATGGGGTTCCTGAATGTCTTTCTTTATCCCTCAGAGTTGCAGGGATACAATGCAAATATTTGGTAGGCAGCTGCAGAAATGACGACTTTAAAGGGAAGAGCCGCCATGCCTGGAATGCTGTTTATCTTGATGGAAAGTGGCATCTTCTAGACTGCACATGGGCAAGCGGTTATGTGGATGACTCCTATAGCAAGTTCACGTTCAGGTATGTTGTTAGACAACAGAAGGCGCAGCCAAGAGTGTGGGACACAAGTATAGTTTGCTTCCTTTGCTTTCAGAGGTTGGATTTATTTTAACGGGTTTTAATTGACATGCTGGATCTGTAATTGAATGTGTAAGGGCTTTTAGTCAAACACAATAAATGACTGATTGATGAACAACGGTAGGGCATGTGTGAAGCTGACGCTTGCTATGTCTCATTCTCAGCATGCTAAACTATGATTTTGCTTGACTGGCCCTAGAATTATTCCAGCTTCATCCTTAGATAGCTTTGCCTTTTTGACCCTGATGCTGATTtaggaaatgtttttaaatatggcaCTATTCCACCTTCTCCTTTTGCAGCTATAAGGAGTTTTATTTCCTCACCAGTCCTGCTCTGTTTAGGAAGAATCACGTCCCTGATGAGGATGAGTGGCAGCTGCTGAAGCAGAAATTGACACCTGAAGCAGCTTGAATATAATACACCTAGTATGTAATTTGATGTCCTTCAAAAATAATCACTTCTCTCTAATGTATCGATTCATGATTACTCAATTTGTGTTAGTAGCAGAAAGATTGCTGAACTCACTCTCTGGTtatcccaggcttcctcaacctcggccctccagatgtttttggcctacaactcccatgatccctagctagcaggaccagtgatcagggatgctgggaattgtcgtctcaaaacatctggagggccgaggttgaggaaggctgggttATCCTTTAtgatagatttttatttttaagttggctatgtattttcttttccccctgctTCGGCAAATCATAGTATGTTCTCTTTGTATGAAGTTGGTGTGATCTATATGCTAAAGTAATAGTTTTGTAATGTCGCTGATTTCTGCAGTTATTGCTATACCATCTAATTGTAATCGTGAATGATGCTTTTCAAATAAAGTTTCTCAAGCCAAAAGCGAGAATGTCACATTTaaatgtatattgtattttttaaacatAGTTTTAGTAAGTTGGCAACCCTAATAAAGCAGACGCACGAGGGCCAACTTGTGTTTTTGGCAATCTAGTAAGGTAAAGTCAGGAAGTAATTATGGCAGTCCTAAAAAGAGGTTTAAATGACACATGACAACACATTTATGCTAGGTAAGTTGCACATTGTGGTGTTATGTTGTTCAAAAGAAATACTGCATGTAAAACAAATTTCAAGTAGCATCTCATCACATTTCTAAGAACCTCAAAGAAGAGAATAAAGttaaaacatatggctttttcttttcatttgttgtgtgtgtgtgtgtttttacaagcATAATATGCTAAACTCTCATGAGCTTTATTGTCATAAGCTCATCTGATTTTGTTCCTCACATTACTCACATGCAGGGCACCAAACCCAGAAATAGCCCTAAAATGTCATATAGACGTCACAAAAAGTAGTGAAAAAGGCTTACATGCAGTCTGCTGACCTGCACTGAGGTCCGGAACTAAACCCTTACGCAAAACGAGGATTGCCTGTACCATACTCTGGACTTctaagccagtggttcccaaatttcCTGGGGCTGCTGCCCACTTGGTTCCATAGACTCATCCTCAGTGCTTCCTACAGTCCCACTTTATAAAAAGCATTACAGTGGAACTTCGGTGTTGAAtactttggaagctgaacactTCAGAACCTGAATGCTGACAATTCGGAAgcgaatgcttctgtttttgaacgtgccttggaagttgaacggaagtccatttttttaaaaaaatggcaaccAGCAATTGATCCTCGGTtatcaaacgtttcggaagtcgaacagtcttccagaatggattctgttcgacaaccgaggttccactgtacagtcgaATCCTCAGAATTCAAATGgagtccgttccagaagtccattcgacttctgaaacgttcggaaaccaaagagCGGCTTCTGACTGGcctcaggaagctcctgcagccaatcagaagccatggaagccccactggaggttcggcttccaaaag comes from Podarcis raffonei isolate rPodRaf1 chromosome 2, rPodRaf1.pri, whole genome shotgun sequence and encodes:
- the LOC128408589 gene encoding kyphoscoliosis peptidase-like; translated protein: MKGEQGSTLKQSDGKSVVMDLIQFKELDAHALKVNFKDSVENLVSVLHEKAHSDLEKVRAIWMWICHHIEYDVEGYRNMDKAIYKPANVLQSGKAICSGYARLFEEMCRVAGIQCKYLVGSCRNDDFKGKSRHAWNAVYLDGKWHLLDCTWASGYVDDSYSKFTFSYKEFYFLTSPALFRKNHVPDEDEWQLLKQKLTPEAA